One segment of Candidatus Afararchaeum irisae DNA contains the following:
- the cas5b gene encoding type I-B CRISPR-associated protein Cas5b, with protein sequence MTDLDVEDRECISFTVSGNWAHFRRIDTTNDKQTYRVIPRTTAAGLIAAMLGLPRDSYYEVFSPENSAMSVELLSEVRTMQVPMLTLPTASGDITTAENVSGKTVIKTEEERKRRSFEYIRDPKYRIHVVLDDDQEEIREELKDRLGVEDGVTQPVYTPSLGKTECLAEIENPTVSEVEPLEDVEEIDSVVPENKIMPKASVSYSMERSPGYMSSEGRGRKTTGFVSYAYPKDGGSIEVSGVDAYLTDGSQVCFY encoded by the coding sequence ATGACAGACCTGGATGTCGAAGACCGAGAGTGCATCTCGTTTACCGTATCAGGTAACTGGGCTCACTTTCGGCGGATAGACACAACGAACGACAAGCAGACCTATAGAGTCATACCTCGGACGACTGCCGCGGGTCTGATAGCCGCGATGCTGGGTCTCCCGCGTGACTCCTACTACGAGGTGTTCTCCCCAGAGAACTCCGCTATGTCCGTCGAACTCCTCTCCGAGGTAAGGACTATGCAGGTTCCGATGCTTACCCTGCCAACAGCAAGCGGTGATATAACTACTGCTGAGAACGTCAGCGGTAAAACAGTCATAAAGACAGAAGAGGAACGCAAACGACGGTCGTTCGAGTACATTCGTGATCCCAAGTACAGGATCCATGTAGTATTAGACGATGACCAAGAAGAAATCCGAGAAGAGCTCAAAGACAGACTTGGAGTAGAAGATGGAGTCACACAGCCTGTCTACACTCCCTCTCTCGGTAAAACTGAGTGTCTAGCAGAGATCGAGAACCCGACTGTATCCGAAGTAGAGCCCTTAGAGGACGTCGAAGAGATAGATTCCGTGGTACCAGAAAACAAGATAATGCCGAAAGCGTCGGTTTCCTATTCTATGGAGAGATCCCCGGGTTACATGTCCTCAGAAGGGAGAGGTAGGAAGACGACTGGCTTCGTTTCATATGCATATCCGAAGGACGGAGGTAGTATAGAAGTATCGGGAGTCGATGCATACCTGACAGATGGGAGTCAAGTCTGCTTCTACTAA
- the cas7b gene encoding type I-B CRISPR-associated protein Cas7/Csh2 — protein MTIENRSEIVFLYDAEDCNPNGNPLSANDKPRIDEMTGEAVVTDVRLKRFIRDQLDDDGHGIYIRNPSKSPGEDVPEREGLFKRVTDTDDEDVEEMSAEDAAEAFLNNAADVRYFGATCSFSSDFQDKLGDDFPGQFIGSVQFEHGRSMHTVSPKTETKQLSTVVSTGEEAEQGTFATDNRLEYALIKFHGVVNENAAEDTKLTSEDVERLDSVIWRSIANQTLTRSKMGHQPRLYLRAEYETDDYHPGRLDDGVKRNDEGETDGSEYRNITDVTLNVDDLFEELEEDKDHLDEVHVCVDKYVTFDIDGEEVDNEGFYEELKDTVGEESVDIVEPYGDS, from the coding sequence ATGACAATAGAGAATCGCTCAGAGATCGTTTTTTTGTACGACGCAGAGGACTGCAACCCGAATGGAAACCCGCTATCGGCGAATGATAAACCCCGCATAGACGAGATGACTGGGGAAGCAGTAGTCACGGACGTACGTCTAAAACGCTTCATCCGTGATCAACTCGATGACGATGGACATGGGATATACATAAGAAATCCGTCGAAGTCCCCTGGTGAAGACGTTCCTGAGAGAGAGGGTCTCTTCAAGAGAGTTACTGATACAGATGACGAGGATGTTGAAGAGATGTCCGCAGAAGACGCAGCCGAGGCATTCCTAAATAATGCGGCGGATGTCAGGTACTTCGGAGCTACCTGTTCGTTCTCCAGTGACTTCCAAGACAAGCTCGGAGACGATTTCCCCGGTCAGTTCATCGGATCAGTTCAGTTCGAACACGGTCGTAGTATGCATACTGTATCCCCGAAGACGGAGACAAAACAGCTTTCGACTGTAGTCTCTACGGGAGAGGAAGCCGAGCAAGGTACTTTTGCGACAGATAACCGCCTCGAGTACGCTCTCATTAAGTTCCACGGAGTGGTCAATGAGAACGCTGCGGAGGATACAAAGCTCACATCAGAAGACGTAGAGAGGCTCGACTCGGTGATCTGGAGGTCTATAGCAAACCAGACTCTGACTCGGTCTAAGATGGGGCATCAGCCTCGTCTCTATCTTAGGGCTGAATACGAGACAGACGACTATCACCCGGGACGTCTTGACGACGGCGTTAAGAGAAATGACGAAGGAGAAACAGACGGGTCAGAGTACCGCAATATAACAGACGTCACGCTAAATGTAGACGATCTCTTCGAGGAGCTCGAAGAGGACAAAGACCACTTAGACGAGGTTCACGTTTGCGTAGACAAGTACGTGACCTTCGACATAGACGGTGAGGAAGTAGATAACGAAGGGTTCTACGAAGAACTGAAAGATACAGTTGGTGAGGAAAGTGTGGATATAGTAGAACCGTATGGTGATTCGTAA
- a CDS encoding TM1802 family CRISPR-associated protein: MSVETENRDGDQNQDEEEDSPALEVLGRLPSRRVASLYDVAVQYAAMDWYHTVTSGDLDFDLDPKYLSFLTPMEKSDLYGEDDNVLAANVDLSDPDNPKLDNENPVELRTIDESSRFKLGHSYPANKTSSMTDYSITTHKSASPYHLSGRRDDAWGTNNIQDRFTGWAQSEAAEEVIEEDSVEDAWVVEALSKLGEDEEKMSRLVDEFPLDTDEEDEEHEVFVTVRVKLPDSDEYKYPGEIPALNEVMVKQKAERLENTSVEDAKGEGVGYVTGEEKDVTGGSTGLLSMYGKKQREHFPDVPADGASAWRSRPITHETAADIATATSLFDEFYRALGEGRRLYILPYLSSHPENTTPETVDWFVENVFNELREADEEEFEERVEDLYRDIDVATQSSETGDEWGSSAEAYEDVRFATVFYVSGNPNRIYFESMSPEATYRPGELEDAHLSVLNEDEFGREGIFSNIVEESSSSLLNREGTLRRLALFGTYFDQTTEPTLNSEEASGQPKAGDIDDIRARRLRSFLTGETISYDELFEEYLNRIVQIQRSSFGDDSRRNIPLWAVIEQYTQLRALERSGVMEDNRPKKLEVENVSQQETEDIVPQDREYESRAERLDDFIANHPVLDDNRKQAVFLLGGLVGRISAYQRKNNVSSTLVRRYPIDYLTKQSIKEVTNEVIQMNNTYIEADEQTSSGMNARYTNPLPDLMLSEDPSSWNFSQNELQWLYALGITYGNQDTSLQDNDNDNNEEEE, translated from the coding sequence ATGAGTGTAGAGACTGAAAACAGAGACGGAGACCAAAACCAAGACGAGGAAGAAGACAGCCCGGCGTTAGAGGTACTCGGTAGGCTTCCTTCGCGTCGCGTCGCGTCTCTCTACGATGTAGCCGTACAATACGCGGCTATGGACTGGTACCATACGGTGACCTCAGGAGACTTGGACTTCGATCTCGATCCGAAGTACCTCAGCTTCCTGACGCCGATGGAGAAGAGCGACCTGTACGGAGAGGATGACAACGTACTCGCCGCAAACGTGGATCTGAGTGATCCGGATAATCCTAAGCTCGATAACGAAAATCCAGTCGAGCTACGGACTATCGATGAGTCGAGTCGGTTCAAGCTTGGTCACTCGTACCCAGCAAATAAGACGAGTAGTATGACGGACTACTCGATCACCACTCACAAATCAGCATCTCCCTACCACCTCTCCGGAAGAAGAGACGATGCCTGGGGAACCAATAACATCCAAGACCGCTTTACAGGATGGGCACAGAGTGAGGCAGCCGAAGAAGTAATAGAAGAAGACTCGGTCGAAGATGCTTGGGTGGTTGAAGCCCTATCCAAACTCGGGGAAGACGAAGAGAAGATGAGTCGACTGGTCGATGAGTTCCCCCTCGACACTGACGAGGAAGACGAGGAACACGAGGTCTTCGTAACGGTAAGAGTAAAACTACCAGATAGCGACGAGTACAAATACCCGGGAGAGATCCCCGCCTTGAATGAAGTGATGGTCAAGCAGAAAGCCGAACGCCTCGAGAACACGTCTGTTGAAGACGCTAAAGGAGAAGGTGTCGGATACGTCACAGGAGAGGAAAAGGATGTCACGGGTGGCTCGACGGGATTGCTGAGTATGTATGGAAAGAAGCAGCGGGAGCATTTCCCTGATGTACCCGCTGATGGAGCCTCTGCTTGGCGTAGTAGACCTATAACCCATGAGACCGCCGCGGATATAGCGACGGCTACTAGTCTGTTTGATGAATTCTATAGAGCCCTAGGGGAAGGACGTCGGCTATACATACTCCCATATCTATCAAGCCACCCGGAAAATACGACCCCCGAAACAGTAGACTGGTTCGTAGAGAATGTTTTCAACGAACTTCGGGAAGCTGATGAGGAGGAGTTCGAGGAGAGGGTCGAAGATCTGTACCGGGATATAGACGTTGCTACTCAAAGCTCAGAAACAGGTGATGAATGGGGTAGTTCAGCCGAAGCCTACGAGGACGTGCGTTTCGCTACTGTGTTCTATGTCTCGGGAAATCCGAACAGGATATACTTCGAGTCTATGTCTCCCGAAGCCACGTACCGACCAGGTGAACTCGAAGACGCCCACCTTAGCGTCTTAAACGAAGACGAGTTCGGCAGAGAGGGGATATTCAGTAATATCGTTGAGGAATCGAGTTCCTCTCTCCTCAACAGGGAAGGTACCTTGCGGAGGTTAGCCCTTTTCGGGACTTACTTCGACCAAACTACAGAGCCGACATTAAACAGTGAGGAAGCATCGGGTCAGCCGAAAGCAGGTGATATAGACGATATTAGAGCCCGCAGACTACGTAGCTTTCTAACCGGCGAGACGATCTCCTACGATGAGCTCTTCGAGGAGTATCTCAACCGTATAGTACAGATACAGAGGTCGTCGTTCGGTGATGACTCTCGTCGGAACATCCCATTGTGGGCAGTGATAGAACAGTACACTCAACTCCGTGCTCTCGAAAGAAGCGGAGTTATGGAAGATAACAGACCGAAAAAACTGGAGGTAGAAAACGTGTCACAGCAAGAAACCGAGGATATAGTCCCTCAAGATAGAGAGTACGAATCACGCGCTGAACGTTTAGACGATTTCATCGCTAACCACCCGGTATTAGATGACAACCGGAAGCAGGCAGTCTTCCTACTCGGAGGATTAGTAGGCAGGATAAGCGCATATCAGCGTAAAAACAATGTCTCTTCGACGTTGGTACGTCGGTACCCGATAGACTACCTAACCAAACAGTCTATCAAGGAGGTAACAAACGAAGTCATCCAGATGAATAACACGTATATCGAAGCTGACGAGCAAACGTCGTCCGGCATGAATGCGAGGTATACGAACCCTCTACCGGATCTGATGCTCTCCGAAGACCCGAGTAGCTGGAACTTCTCACAGAACGAGCTTCAGTGGCTCTACGCGCTTGGTATAACCTACGGAAATCAAGATACTTCGCTACAAGATAACGACAACGACAACAACGAGGAGGAAGAATAA